One genomic segment of Sorex araneus isolate mSorAra2 chromosome X, mSorAra2.pri, whole genome shotgun sequence includes these proteins:
- the LOC101553675 gene encoding melanoma-associated antigen 10 has translation MPPARKRRRGMTEEDTMETQDPGDAQRHRIVEEDFSSSSSSTCSSSFPSSFSSSIISSSPSPLFSLIEGTSEVEVASGTISLPQPPLGICPSPMSESQEGHPSSQEEAPSTSSQALLGAEFLPINAIDDKVGELVEFLLLKYHNKELTTRAEMLRTILTDYQELFPVILSKACECMQLVFGIDVKEVDPQVHSYVLTNSLGLTYNGTLSSEQKLPNSGILIFILTKIFIEGNRAPEEGIWESLSVMGVHPGREHFICGEPRELLTKVWVKEQYLEYRQVPGSHPARYEFLWGPRAYTETSKMEVLEFFARISDSNPRSFQVWYEEALREQEERVQARISTTDDTPIMACTDANAMTSAGSSV, from the coding sequence ATGCCACCAGCTCGGAAGCGACGGCGTGGCATGACTGAGGAAGACACAATGGAGACACAGGACCCGGgagatgcacagagacacaggaTTGTGGAAGAggatttctcttcctcttcttcctccacctgctcctcctctttcccttcctctttctcttcctccataatttcctcctccccttctcctctcttttctctgatCGAAGGCACCTCAGAGGTGGAAGTGGCTTCGGGGACAATCAgtcttccccagccccctcttggGATATGCCCCTCCCCCATGAGTGAATCCCAGGAAGGGCACCCCAGCAGCCAAGAAGAGGCTCCGAGCACCTcttcccaggccctgctgggtgcAGAGTTCTTGCCCATAAATGCCATTGATGATAAAGTGGGTGAGCTGGTGGAGTTCCTTCTCCTCAAATACCATAATAAGGAGCTGACCACAAGGGCAGAAATGCTGAGAACCATCCTGACAGATTACCAGGAGCTCTTTCCTGTCATCCTCAGCAAGGCCTGTGAGTGCATGCAGCTGGTCTTTGGCATTGATGTGAAGGAAGTAGACCCGCAGGTCCACTCCTATGTCCTGACCAATTCCCTGGGCCTCACCTACAATGGGACTTTGAGCTCTGAGCAGAAACTCCCCAATAGCGGCATTCTGATTTTTATCTTGACCAAAATCTTCATAGAGGGTAACCGTGCCCCAGAAGAAGGTATCTGGGAGTCACTGAGTGTGATGGGGGTACATCCTGGGAGGGAGCACTTCATCTGTGGGGAGCCCAGGGAGCTTCTCACTAAAGTGTGGGTAAAGGAACAGTACCTGGAGTACCGGCAAGTGCCTGGCAGCCACCCTGCCCGTTATGAGTTCCTGTGGGGCCCCAGAGCCTATACTGAAACCAGCAAGATGGAAGTTCTGGAGTTTTTTGCCAGGATCAGTGATAGTAACCCCAGATCCTTCCAAGTGTGGTATGAGGAGGCTTTAAGAGAGCAGGAAGAGAGAGTGCAGGCTAGAATTTCTACTACAGATGATACTCCTATAATGGCCTGTACAGATGCTAATGCCATGACCAGTGCAGGTTCTAGCGTCTAG